The window CCCACTGCACGTCGAGCACATAACGGGAACCTTCGGTCGGGAACTGCGGCAAGTTCTTGTCGTCACGCTGGATGCGGAAGTTGAATGCCGATTCAATACCCGTATAGACCACATAGCTATTGTCGATGTTCGGGCCCTGATCGTTCATGAGCCAGCCATAACCGATCTGACCATAGAAGTAGTCATCCGGCCACTTGAGTCGCTTACCGGCAAAGATGTTTCCACCGTAGCGGGTAATGTCGTGGTCGTCATAGTCTTCCATGTTCCACCAGGAATAGCTGAGGCTTGCACCGACCGTAATCGGCTTGTCGAGGAACCACGGTTCTGTAAAGCTAATCGTAGCACTCTTCTTGTCGGCACCGTATTCGAGGTTCAAGGCAGCCTGCTGGCCATCGCCCATACAGCAGTTCGGGATAGAGATGCTTGCCGTACCGACAAAGCCATCGCTTTCACTATAAGAGACGCCCAAGCTGAACTGACCTGTACCGGCCTGCTTTTCTTGAACGGCAAAGTCGAGATCCACTTCCTGTTCGCCCACGACCTTGATATCGGGCACGACCATGTCGAAGTAGTTGAGCTGCATAATTTCGCGGAAGCTACGTTCCAAAGCGGACTGGCGGTACGTATCGCCCGGATAGAGGCGGACTTCGCGACGGATGACCTTTTCGTTCGTCTTGGTGTTGCCACGCACATGGACCTTATGGATCTGAGCCGGCAAACCTTCGTTCATCTTGTAGGCGAGGTTCACAATGGAATCGTTTTCGAACGTTCTCTCTTCATCGAATTGGGCAAAGAGGTAGCCATCTTCGCGGTAGGAATCGAGCAAAGCCTTACGGGATGCTTCGTAGAGGTACTGGTCGAACACGGCACCGCTATCAAGACGGAACACATAGCCGAGCATGGCATCGCTCTGGACTTCGTTACCCGTAAAGTGGAGTCCGCCCATGTAGTAGCGACGGCCTTCGGTCACGTCGATGTGGATGATAATATCGCTAGAGGTCTTGATGTTATCGTACTTGTAAAGGGCCGGAATCATGTCCTCAATCATGTAACGCACAAGAAGCTTGCTTTCGTAAGCGGAGCGCTTCTTGATCTTGAGGAGGGAATCAATTTTCGGGTTATTCCACTTGCGGCCCGCAACCAAGTCAAGCCATTCCTTACGGGCGCTTTCATAGCGGATAATGTCGTTCAGGAGAGTCCATGCGCCTTCTTCGTCCTTGACCTGCGGCTTACGTCTTGCAAGCGGATACTTGTCAGAGGCCTTGCGCATGTTCCTATAATAGTGCGTCACTTCCATCGTCGGCTTGCCCGCAATCTTGTAAAGCGGGTTCGTCGAATCAGCCATGGCCTCGTTCAACTGCGTATAGAGCGGGGCCAAGCGTTCTCCAACCGGCACCATGCGTCCAAGATAGAACAGGCAGGTAGAATCCGGGAGGTATTCGGCATGGTAGTCGTTCAGTTCTGCATCCAGGTAACCGAAATGGCGGAAAACATTCAGCACGGTATCGCGGTCGGCTTCAAAGACATTTTCCTTGAATTCGCCACCGCCCCACCACTGGTTTTCCTTAGAGAGCATGTGATCTGCAATTTCTTCGATAGGCACATGGTCATTGCCCTTCACGTCAAAGCCGCGGATACGCACCTTGTTGCCTTCGCGAATCACGAAGGTCACCTTGTTCTGGTATTCGTCCACCGGTTCTTCGCGGTAGCCCACTTCGGCAAGGAGGAAGCCTTCGGAGCGGTAATGGTCGAGCATAGCCTGGCGAGTGCGTTCCAGCTGAGCCTTGCTATAGACCTGACCCGTAATCATGTGAATTTTCAAGCGGAGGTCATCTTCAGAAACTTCGTCACAACCATCCAAAATAGCGGTATCGAGAGCAGGGAGCTCCTTGACCTTAAAGACCAAGTCCACATTGGAACCATCGTCGCCAACATAATCCACCCAGGCAGTCACATCGTCAAACAGGCCCGAAGCATAAAGCGTGCTCACGGAATTCTGAACTTTTTCGGAAAGCGAAGTCGGGGAATAGCTCTGACCCGGACGGATACCGATACGTCCGAGAACCGAACGTTCGTCCATGTGATGTGTACCTTCGACATGAATCTTGTTGATCTTATTCTCAACCATATACTTGTCGGAAATCTGCGACATGTCCAACAACTGGGCATTCGACATACCGACCAAAGCAAGAACAAATAAAAGCGAACGGGAACGCAGAATAGACCTACCTATAAAGCAGTTTATTTAAATTTTCTGCCCAAAAATACAAAAATTACACTCCCCCGCCCACACGACTTTTTGAAAAAAGGCCAAACGGCCGACGAATAAACGGTAATGTTGGAATAAGGGTTATAACGTCCCAATTTTTACACTTTTTGAAACTGTTACGTTATGGACTTAGCGACTCCATATATATGGACAAAGGCGCGACTTGCATTTTCGCAAAGAAAAAGAAACGCTCCTAAATTAAACGCAACGCAAGCGCATTATATATATTTAAGGCGGAAAATTTT of the Fibrobacter sp. UWB2 genome contains:
- a CDS encoding outer membrane protein assembly factor, whose product is MSNAQLLDMSQISDKYMVENKINKIHVEGTHHMDERSVLGRIGIRPGQSYSPTSLSEKVQNSVSTLYASGLFDDVTAWVDYVGDDGSNVDLVFKVKELPALDTAILDGCDEVSEDDLRLKIHMITGQVYSKAQLERTRQAMLDHYRSEGFLLAEVGYREEPVDEYQNKVTFVIREGNKVRIRGFDVKGNDHVPIEEIADHMLSKENQWWGGGEFKENVFEADRDTVLNVFRHFGYLDAELNDYHAEYLPDSTCLFYLGRMVPVGERLAPLYTQLNEAMADSTNPLYKIAGKPTMEVTHYYRNMRKASDKYPLARRKPQVKDEEGAWTLLNDIIRYESARKEWLDLVAGRKWNNPKIDSLLKIKKRSAYESKLLVRYMIEDMIPALYKYDNIKTSSDIIIHIDVTEGRRYYMGGLHFTGNEVQSDAMLGYVFRLDSGAVFDQYLYEASRKALLDSYREDGYLFAQFDEERTFENDSIVNLAYKMNEGLPAQIHKVHVRGNTKTNEKVIRREVRLYPGDTYRQSALERSFREIMQLNYFDMVVPDIKVVGEQEVDLDFAVQEKQAGTGQFSLGVSYSESDGFVGTASISIPNCCMGDGQQAALNLEYGADKKSATISFTEPWFLDKPITVGASLSYSWWNMEDYDDHDITRYGGNIFAGKRLKWPDDYFYGQIGYGWLMNDQGPNIDNSYVVYTGIESAFNFRIQRDDKNLPQFPTEGSRYVLDVQWADKIFGSDFEFVKADLSIKWWFPLFRDRLTIALTNEYGVIFGDKLQHRTLYKMGGVLGYDGMLRGYSSGSIGQSRLGRSYQYIGAELQLGLVPQTFYLLPFFFDAGNVFGERIDKNARVDKPKKNPLSEWDPTKLKKDIGFGFRVVVPMLGIIGFDFAWPLDPGESYSNGTQLPSVGDMEFNFVIGQSF